The following are encoded in a window of Dethiobacter alkaliphilus AHT 1 genomic DNA:
- the speB gene encoding agmatinase, with protein MTVFLQNCETGAFLAAGSIYEKSKAVILGAPMDFTVSFRPGSRSGPQAIRAASVGLEEYSMYAGCDLRDASFYDAGDLLLPFGNVNRSLSLIEEAVDNILTDGKFPLLLGGEHLVSLGALRAFARHNPGMTVIHLDAHADLRTDYLGEAHSHASVMYHACRDLKVDLYQFGIRSATAEEMAFAKEHTHFYPFHVSQPLAKVVQTLKGKPVYLSLDIDVVDPAFAPGTGTPEPGGITSAELLEAMSLLKDLNVIGMDLVEVAPVYDPAEITAMLAAKIVREAILTFPRGVRGQTLKCADFGKKGSDPWCADFGKKKGSDP; from the coding sequence ATGACGGTTTTTTTGCAAAACTGCGAAACCGGCGCTTTTTTGGCCGCCGGCTCCATTTATGAAAAGAGCAAAGCGGTGATTCTGGGAGCACCCATGGATTTTACCGTTTCCTTCCGCCCCGGATCCCGAAGCGGGCCTCAGGCTATCCGCGCGGCATCGGTGGGCCTGGAAGAATACAGCATGTATGCCGGCTGTGATTTGCGGGATGCTTCCTTTTATGATGCCGGAGATTTGCTTTTGCCCTTCGGCAATGTTAACCGTTCCCTGTCCCTCATTGAGGAGGCGGTGGACAATATTTTAACAGACGGCAAGTTTCCGCTGTTACTAGGTGGAGAACATCTGGTGAGCCTGGGCGCCCTCAGGGCTTTTGCCAGGCATAACCCCGGGATGACGGTTATTCATCTGGATGCCCATGCCGATTTGCGCACCGACTATCTGGGCGAGGCCCATTCCCATGCCTCGGTGATGTATCACGCCTGCCGGGACCTGAAAGTGGATTTGTATCAGTTTGGCATTCGCTCCGCCACTGCGGAGGAAATGGCCTTTGCCAAAGAGCATACCCATTTTTATCCATTTCATGTGTCCCAGCCGCTGGCTAAAGTGGTGCAGACGCTTAAAGGGAAGCCGGTGTATCTTTCACTGGATATCGATGTGGTTGACCCCGCCTTTGCTCCGGGTACCGGTACGCCGGAGCCGGGAGGCATTACCTCCGCAGAGCTTTTGGAGGCCATGTCGCTGTTAAAAGACCTCAATGTAATAGGTATGGACCTGGTGGAAGTAGCGCCGGTTTATGATCCGGCTGAGATTACCGCCATGTTGGCTGCCAAAATTGTGCGTGAGGCCATTCTCACTTTTCCCCGGGGCGTACGGGGTCAGACCCTTAAGTGCGCAGATTTTGGCAAGAAAGGGTCTGACCCCTGGTGCGCAGATTTTGGCAAGAAAAAAGGGTCTGACCCCTAG
- a CDS encoding pyruvoyl-dependent arginine decarboxylase, with the protein MLPTPKKFKIVAAAAEGSHKLTAFDNALLDAGIGNVNLVRISSILPPSAQQDQDLELPPGSLVPTAYGSIVCEEPGTKIAAAVGIGFSSDTFGVIMEYSGQCGKAEAEAKIASMLKDAFENRGIPLVKTEIRAVEHTVEQTGCAFAAVALWY; encoded by the coding sequence ATGTTACCCACTCCCAAGAAATTTAAAATCGTCGCTGCGGCGGCGGAAGGATCCCACAAATTAACGGCGTTTGACAATGCGCTCTTAGATGCGGGCATCGGCAATGTAAACCTGGTGCGCATCAGCAGCATCCTGCCGCCTTCCGCCCAGCAGGATCAGGATCTGGAGCTGCCCCCCGGATCTTTGGTGCCTACCGCTTACGGCTCCATTGTCTGTGAAGAGCCGGGAACAAAAATTGCTGCAGCAGTGGGCATCGGCTTTTCCAGTGACACCTTCGGAGTGATTATGGAATACTCCGGACAGTGCGGCAAAGCAGAAGCGGAAGCAAAAATCGCTTCCATGTTAAAGGATGCTTTTGAAAACCGCGGCATTCCGCTGGTAAAAACAGAGATTCGCGCGGTGGAACATACTGTGGAGCAAACAGGTTGTGCCTTTGCGGCAGTGGCGCTGTGGTATTAA
- a CDS encoding transglycosylase domain-containing protein — MRRVTRIAFIIAMVVFFLAVGTVGFLAVTVAGMGDIPDIQPQLTSTFYDHNGEVITTRFEQNRFEVPLEQIPDYLAHAFIAVEDHRFYNHHGIDMQGLMRAMVRNVQQRRFAEGGSTITQQLARNLFLTHDKNLTRKAQEMMLTVQLERRFTKDEILENYLNTIYFGHSAYGVEAAARTYFGKSVQDLTLAEAAILAGIPRGPAYYSPYLNLDAAKNRQAVVLTRMVDEGYITEDQREEALAQELELTDREAARQDRQLGAYFINHLINSELAKIFPDEPNVANMIYQGGLHVYTTLDRQAQQAAENAVAGFIPETTRSNGEDIPIQAALVAMDPQDGSVRALVGGRDQVATGFNRAVSARRSPGSTFKMFTYAAALEEGYTPSTVRVSEPVSYEDPHQDRPFEPREFGGNFSGPLRMREAIARSSNVVAVKTHMEIGPEKTKEMAERLGITSELQAFPSLTLGGTSVTPLEMTTAYAPFANQGIGVQPQFVTKITDSNGRILYRSEPRREQVLDARISFLMTDMMKSVLQTGTGRSLGPIVNRPAAGKTGTSQDSRDVYMVGYTPELVSAVWVGNDDNLPMPGQTGSGLAGPAWANFMREALRDVPARDFARPDGLVSVQVCPDTGMLHNPRCSLDPITEFFIAGTQPTEQCSWPECEHCPQDDSPWHWDGGWFWRNPFRQEPETPEPEVLPPDNGLPEDWDLPEDWDGENEETIEPWEPDFEEGQEDLPPPSDENSEPAAQAI; from the coding sequence ATGCGGCGTGTTACCCGAATTGCATTTATTATTGCCATGGTGGTCTTTTTTCTTGCTGTGGGAACCGTAGGCTTTCTCGCCGTGACCGTTGCTGGCATGGGGGATATTCCTGACATCCAACCCCAACTGACCAGTACTTTTTACGATCACAACGGAGAGGTAATCACTACACGCTTTGAACAAAACCGTTTTGAAGTACCGCTGGAGCAGATTCCCGATTATCTGGCCCATGCTTTTATTGCGGTGGAGGATCATCGCTTTTACAACCATCACGGCATCGATATGCAGGGGCTGATGCGGGCCATGGTACGTAACGTGCAACAGCGGCGCTTTGCCGAAGGGGGCAGCACCATCACCCAGCAGTTGGCGCGGAACCTGTTTTTAACCCATGATAAAAACCTTACCCGCAAAGCCCAGGAAATGATGCTCACCGTACAGCTGGAGCGGCGGTTCACCAAAGATGAGATTCTGGAAAACTATTTAAACACCATTTATTTTGGCCATTCGGCCTATGGCGTGGAAGCGGCGGCCCGCACCTATTTCGGCAAATCGGTGCAGGATCTTACGCTGGCAGAAGCTGCCATTCTGGCAGGAATTCCACGCGGTCCTGCCTATTATTCCCCATACCTGAACTTAGATGCGGCCAAAAACCGCCAGGCTGTGGTTCTGACCCGCATGGTGGATGAGGGTTACATCACCGAAGACCAAAGGGAAGAGGCGCTGGCTCAGGAACTGGAGCTCACCGACCGCGAAGCGGCCCGTCAGGACCGTCAGCTGGGCGCTTATTTCATTAACCATCTGATAAACTCCGAGCTGGCAAAAATTTTCCCCGACGAGCCCAACGTGGCCAACATGATTTATCAGGGCGGCCTGCATGTTTACACCACCCTGGATCGCCAGGCTCAGCAGGCGGCAGAAAATGCGGTGGCCGGCTTCATACCGGAAACCACCAGATCTAACGGTGAAGATATCCCGATTCAGGCTGCGTTGGTGGCCATGGATCCGCAGGACGGCTCGGTGCGGGCCCTGGTGGGCGGACGGGACCAGGTGGCCACCGGCTTTAACCGGGCGGTATCCGCCAGACGCTCCCCCGGCTCTACTTTTAAGATGTTTACCTACGCCGCAGCGCTGGAGGAAGGCTACACACCGTCCACAGTGCGGGTCAGCGAACCGGTCTCCTATGAAGATCCGCACCAGGACCGACCCTTTGAACCCCGGGAATTTGGCGGCAACTTTTCCGGACCGCTGCGGATGCGTGAAGCAATTGCCCGCTCCAGCAACGTGGTGGCGGTGAAAACCCATATGGAAATCGGACCGGAAAAAACCAAAGAGATGGCAGAGCGGCTGGGAATTACCAGTGAGCTGCAGGCCTTTCCTTCCCTGACGCTGGGCGGAACATCTGTAACTCCGCTGGAAATGACAACAGCTTATGCGCCCTTTGCCAACCAGGGGATTGGCGTCCAGCCGCAATTTGTCACTAAAATCACCGACTCCAACGGTCGTATCCTTTATCGGTCCGAGCCGAGACGGGAACAGGTGCTGGATGCCCGCATCTCCTTTTTAATGACCGACATGATGAAAAGCGTTTTACAAACCGGGACAGGCCGCAGCCTGGGCCCCATCGTTAACCGCCCCGCCGCCGGAAAAACCGGCACCTCCCAGGATAGCCGGGACGTTTATATGGTGGGCTATACGCCTGAGTTGGTTTCTGCAGTCTGGGTAGGCAATGACGATAACCTGCCGATGCCCGGCCAGACCGGTTCCGGCCTTGCCGGCCCCGCCTGGGCCAACTTTATGCGGGAGGCACTAAGGGATGTGCCGGCCCGGGATTTTGCCCGGCCCGATGGTCTGGTGTCGGTGCAAGTCTGCCCGGACACCGGAATGCTGCATAATCCCCGCTGCAGCCTGGACCCCATAACAGAATTCTTTATCGCCGGCACCCAGCCCACCGAGCAGTGCAGTTGGCCGGAATGTGAACACTGTCCGCAGGACGACAGCCCCTGGCACTGGGACGGCGGTTGGTTCTGGCGCAACCCCTTCAGACAGGAACCGGAAACGCCGGAGCCGGAAGTTTTACCACCGGACAACGGTCTGCCTGAAGACTGGGACCTCCCTGAAGACTGGGACGGGGAGAATGAAGAAACCATAGAACCGTGGGAGCCGGACTTTGAGGAGGGGCAGGAAGATTTACCGCCGCCCTCTGATGAAAATTCCGAGCCGGCGGCACAGGCAATTTAA
- the speE gene encoding polyamine aminopropyltransferase — MELWYTEKQTPNLGITCLVRETLCHIKTPFQDLAVIDTLQFGKMLVLDGMVQTTEQDEFVYHEMIAHIAMQAHPNPKDVLVVGGGDGGAIREVIKYDSVESATLVEIDEAVVEMSKKYLPGISVGLSDPRVNVLIADGIKHVKESVGKYDVILVDSTEPVGPAVGLFSQDFYAGIYRALKKDGMLVAQTESPFFNRDLIRSAYSRIKSVFPLTKLYLASIPTYPSGLWSFTVGSKCYEPEEGKQKPVETKYYNSAVHKGAFCLPNFVSELLEAEER; from the coding sequence ATGGAACTTTGGTACACTGAAAAACAGACCCCCAATCTGGGGATTACCTGCCTGGTGCGGGAAACGCTTTGTCATATTAAAACTCCCTTTCAGGACCTGGCCGTCATTGACACGCTGCAGTTTGGCAAAATGCTGGTCTTGGACGGGATGGTACAGACCACCGAGCAGGACGAGTTTGTTTACCACGAAATGATAGCCCACATCGCCATGCAGGCCCACCCCAACCCTAAAGATGTGCTGGTGGTGGGCGGTGGAGACGGCGGTGCCATCAGGGAAGTAATTAAATATGATTCTGTGGAATCGGCCACTTTAGTGGAAATAGATGAAGCTGTGGTGGAAATGTCCAAAAAATATCTGCCCGGCATCTCTGTGGGGCTCTCCGACCCCCGGGTTAATGTGCTGATAGCCGACGGCATTAAGCATGTAAAAGAATCGGTGGGTAAGTACGATGTGATTCTGGTGGATTCCACCGAGCCGGTGGGGCCTGCGGTGGGCCTTTTCAGTCAGGATTTTTATGCCGGTATTTACCGGGCGCTGAAAAAAGACGGGATGCTTGTAGCCCAGACCGAGTCGCCGTTTTTTAACCGGGACTTAATCAGAAGTGCTTACAGCCGCATTAAAAGTGTTTTCCCACTGACCAAGCTGTATCTGGCCAGTATTCCCACCTACCCCAGCGGTCTGTGGAGCTTTACTGTGGGCTCCAAGTGCTATGAGCCCGAGGAAGGCAAGCAAAAGCCGGTGGAGACCAAATATTATAATTCTGCAGTGCATAAAGGCGCCTTTTGTCTGCCCAATTTTGTTTCGGAACTTCTGGAGGCAGAAGAAAGATGA
- a CDS encoding MBL fold metallo-hydrolase, with translation MLLKRMEVGSFAANCYLLACDETKEGVVVDPGADARRILKMVEDNQVNVKYIINTHGHVDHVGANEEVREALGAPILIHEADGEMCKKPHASLSTFLGKKTLAEPDRLIKGKDTFTVGNLTIEVIETPGHTKGCVTLLVDGKLFTGDTLFAGSIGRTDLPGGSFDEIIRSIKEKLLVFPDETPVFPGHGPESTIGDEKQYNPFLR, from the coding sequence ATGCTGTTAAAACGAATGGAAGTAGGCTCATTTGCCGCCAATTGCTATCTGTTGGCGTGCGATGAAACAAAAGAAGGGGTTGTGGTTGATCCCGGTGCGGATGCCAGGCGCATTCTTAAAATGGTTGAAGACAACCAGGTCAACGTAAAATATATCATCAACACCCATGGCCATGTGGACCATGTGGGTGCCAATGAAGAGGTGCGAGAGGCTCTGGGCGCCCCCATTCTCATTCATGAGGCCGACGGGGAAATGTGTAAAAAGCCCCATGCCAGCCTGTCCACATTCCTGGGGAAAAAGACGCTGGCGGAGCCGGACCGGCTTATCAAAGGCAAAGACACCTTTACTGTGGGTAATCTGACCATAGAGGTGATTGAGACCCCGGGCCACACCAAGGGTTGTGTGACCTTGCTGGTGGACGGTAAGCTGTTTACCGGCGACACTCTGTTTGCCGGCTCCATCGGGCGCACCGACCTGCCCGGCGGCTCCTTTGATGAAATCATCCGTTCCATTAAGGAGAAACTGTTGGTGTTTCCCGACGAAACCCCTGTTTTTCCCGGACACGGCCCTGAGTCCACCATTGGAGATGAAAAGCAGTATAATCCCTTTTTGCGCTAA